The sequence below is a genomic window from Candidatus Bathyarchaeia archaeon.
AAGTTAAGAACCTCAATCAGCTGGCTGACTTGCTTGAATCATAGTTTCGTTTGTAACCATAGAAGCATCTTGGGTTGCGAAGGTCAGGGGTTGCTGAAACTCCCCCGAGCGAGATCTGCTGTCCACTCGCAAGATCTCTCCCCGTCGCGCCCCGAAGATACTGGTGGGTTCCAAGGTTTTCTGGGGCTGGGCTATGATTCCTACTTGAAAATAATTGGGGAAGGAGTCTATCGGTGCTTTGTCTCTGCCTCAACCGGATCGTCATCAGGGTAGGCTCTAGACAAAGTCCCCTGGTAATTGTCGATGATCATTCGGGGAGTCCTGAGAATTTGGGCATCATCCTCCGCGTTTTTGTCCAAATCCGAGGCGACTCTGTGCCAGTGATCCGGGACAGTAGCGTACGCAGGCTCGAATATCGCCCACTTGTCGGTGTAGGAAAAGAACTTTGAACCAGCCTTCATCAATAGCAGGTAAGCTTCTCCAATAGTTCCTTCGTCGAGAGTCTTGACGTGATCCTTGTGGAATAGCATTAGTCGCTCTCTATGGCCCTTCATCGTCTTGGTCCTCGCTAGCTTCCACCTCTGGAACTCGGCCAATACCTCTCCTTGAGAGATCCGACAAAGGGGACACGACTCAACAGTGTTAGCCTTGCCAGCAACGGTGGCGCCAAGAATAGAGTCTTTGTTTAGAGACAGTTCTAGGAACCCCAACAAACTAACACGACCATATATCCCAGATTAGAATATTGTCCCAAATATCGATAATTCTACATCTTTAGATTACCATCGATACAGACGCGACAGCCGTCCCCCTCGACCTTATAGGAGTCTACGCCTGAAACCCGAATCTGGAAATGAGCGTCGGGACAAGAAAATAACGATTCGAGGCTAGCTCGCGGGAAAACAAATGTCACACAAACTGCGGACTGAGATACTTCTCGTTTCCCAGACTGTCATCATCTCCCTTCTGTTGTATTGGACGTTTCTCGAGACCCAATCTAACTCTTTCTTGAAATCCTGGCTATCCCAGAATTTCCCACTCGGCCTAGTCCTACTCAACCCATGGGTCATAGCCGCAGCCATCACAGAGCTAGCTCTAGTCACTGGATTCTGGATCATTCGACTGGAGAGCGAAGGGCGCACACCGAGAACAAGAACAAGACAACGCGTCGAGTTGGAACATGAACCTCGATACATGGCTCGCTTGGCTACTGAGCAGGAACTCGTGCCTCCAAGTTCCAAACCCTTCTACGAAACGATCAACACGCCGATCTTCATCTTAACCCTAGCGCTTGTAACTCAGGCAGTCTCTCTTTGGTTTGTCACGGCCTCGACTTTTCGAATTACAAGCTTCACAGCCAACTCCTTCTTCTATTATTCCAATCTGCCATTTACGTATTGGTGGGGGCTTGCAGCCACACTAGCTTTGATTTTCACTCGTTCCATTTTCCGTGGACGGGGACAAATCGCATTAGATATATCGGCCCTGTTCCTACTTTCATTCTATCTCATCGGGCTTCCATCTTTCGCTTACGAAGACCCAAGGTTTCTAGACGCCTACTATCACACCGGAAACTCGCTTAACCTTCTCAACTATCAGGCCTGGCTGAACTCTCCAAGCTGGTATGGTCACCAGTTTCCGGGGGTATTCTTGTTCGTCGGGCAATTGACTTCGATTGCGGGAATAGATCCGTTCCAGCTCATGAGATTCTATCCTCTTGGACTCTCACTTGTGATCGTGTTCATGGTGTACGTCATCACGCGAATGTTCAGCTCGCAATATGCATCGATTGCCTCAGCCACGTTTCTCGGGGGGATGTGGTTCCAGTTTCACCTCTCGCCCCAAAGTCTGGAGTTGATCCTCTACCTAGGCCTCATATTCATAGTTCTGAAAATAATCGAGGACGCACCACGTCGGAAGCTCTGGACCATGACCGGACTGGCATCGATCCCTATTTTTGTCGGGAGCCATCCTGAGACGCCTCTTGCTGTCACCCTTGGCCTCACCGGTTTTCTGATATTGTCGCTACTAAAATCGAAGAAAACCTTCCTGCAACAAACCGCAAGATCTCTGCTACCACTCGGCGTTCTCATTTGCTGGGTCCTATTCTGGTGGTTTGTTGTGGCTGTAGATGCACTGAACCTTGTACAGACCACAATCCTGGCTAAGGCCCTATTGACCCTCTCACAATTACCGATCGGTATCAAGACGCAAGCGTCCCTTCCATTGACACCATCCTACAGCTACGGGATTACAGTCCTAATGGAACAACTGGTCTCCGTCATTGTCTGGGCAGCCGGACTCTCGTACTTTCTCTTCTTGCGAAAACTCCAGCCAAGAGAGCTATTCCTCGGAGGTCTATTTCTAGCAGGGGTATCAACGATACCCATCGCAGTTTTTGGCCGAACCGATGTTCTCCAAAGAAGCTACTTGTTCGCACTTGTTCCCTTCGTCATTCTAACTGCCTGGCTTCTCGAACGAAGATCCGTGCTTACCTTTCGGGGAAGAGACCTCTTCCGACTCTTCAGAACAGGATTCATCGTCATGATGGTTCTCTTCGCCGTCCTCATACCAATAACGAGGTATGGGATCGACCCATTCCACTACATACCCGGCTCTTCGCTCTACGCCGCAAATGTCGCTGCTGGGCTGCAACAGCATTCCATCTTGTTCCTCGAGCCGGATGAGGATGGCTGGCGGTTCTATGCTGGCCTTCAAGGCGCAGTCAGCCAACCGAAACTGGAACAGAACAGCATTGCCGGCCAGCCCGGTGGTTTTGTAAAGCCGAACAGCGACGCAACTCTTCCGGGTTTCAACTTGACCTATTCGAAGGCCGACAGCACGGCAAGCTACATCGTGCTTCCTAGCTACTGGCAGAACCTGTACAGTCTAAGATTTGGACACAACGCGACTTATTATTACGTCGTCAGAAACGACTTCGCGAATAACGTCACGCAGAACTTCAACTTAGTCTATTCGACAGGTACAGACGAGATCTTCGCTAATCCAAGTCTAGGCTGAAGAGGGAGATCTAAGCGGCGTTAAACCAGACTTGAAGCCAATCGCCTATCCGAGAGCCGGATACTTCGTATCCGTAAAATAGTGAGTTAGCCGTTAGGTCATACGTCCAGAGCTCAAAGAAGAATCTGAACTTCAATCCCTTGACAGCTCCAATAGGAGGAGATACCTGCTGGCCATTGATGGTCATGTTGAGGATTACCAACCCTCCAGCTTGATTTTCGGAATTGATGCTCCAGGTGAAGTTGATGGAAGCGGTTTGCCCGTTCGGGATGAACCTTGAATTGTTTCCTATCTGCGGGGCGGTACTTGGCGTGGTAGCATTGGGATTCCTGTTGGTACTGTTTCCTAAACGATAGACGATTCCAATGTACTGGATCGAACCCATATGATTCGTCACTTCGAAATGCCAGTTCAGAACCTTGTGGGCAGTGACATTTATTCCGACTCCTGAGAAATAATTAGAAAGGGTATCACTCGGCGAGAAGACTCCCCATCCAATAAATGGCTGAGCAGGTGGCTTACTGAGGGCGTAATAGGCTACAGAACTGTAGATCAGACTGAAGCATGCGAACAAGACGACAAAAGTAATGATCCTTCGTCGCACTCTCGTTGCCCTCATTCTAAGCGGAGTCTGCGCAATCTTGTCCTTCGGACGAAGCTCTTGACATGATGGATTTCAAGAACCATGAGCGTAGAGCCTAGGCCGCTCGCTACGGCAAGCGAGTATGCGCCTAGCTGGCCGAGAAACGTCTGAGTACGGGCAGCGCTAGCTGCGCTCAGAGCTTGAACCGCTGCCGCGGTGGACACGTTAAGAGACAGACTTGCGTAGACGCCTGATCCAGTCTTGTTTGTCGAGAGCAGTTGAATTGCACTCTGCTCGTACGACAGGGCGAGATTCAAATTGCTTGCAAGTTGGGATACTACTGTAGGAGAGGCACCTTCCAAATCTGCTTGCTGCACAATTTGAAAGGCTTGAACGATCTTACTTTGTGCAATTTCGACTGGGGCCGACTGACCCAACGCCTTGTTAGGCGTGATTGAAAGAGTGCAGACGAGAAGGAGGAGGGTCCCCAGAAGGGCCAGTTGACGGAAGCGCATATCTGGGTCTCAAGCCGGACGGAGGCGGTTAGGCTTTAGGATTTGCCCGCGTTAACGAGAGAGGCCATATTGATTGTTGTGGCAAAGCGCCGTCCTCGCACCCTAGCTTCTCTCAAGAAATGCCTTGAAGATGAGATGATTGAGGTCGGAGATGCGGAGCTTCTACCTCTGATCAGGCAAATGCAATCCAAGGGAGAGATCAAGTTGTACCTTCCGGCCGGGGCTAGCTCGTTCGAGGAATATCTTACCTCCTACTGGGACACTTGGTGGGTATATCTGGCAATAATCGTTGCAGTCTCCGAATCGTTTCTAGTATTCTTGGAGACCCAGACCGGGGCCCTATTGTTTCTCAAAATTGTTTTCGGGCTCGGAATATTGAGCTTCGTTCCAGGGTATTTGACAGTCCGGATAATCTTCCCAGGTGAGCAGATCAACGTTCTCGAGCAACTACTCTTGAGCGTCTTCTTGAGCGTCCTACTCTCCATAACCATCGGCGTGATACTCGGGATCGGGCCCTTCTTTCTTCCCTCTTATAACGCACTTCTACTAAGCCTCTATGTCTTGGGTTCCGCGCCCGTGGCGGCTTATCGTTCCTATCGTGTTCCTGCCGAAACTCACTAGTTACCTCAGACACGATTAGAGAGAAACCCGTCAAGTCTTCCAAATAGGCGTGAAAGACGCTCTCTTCTACACGCTTTGAGCCGCAGCTTCTACTGCAACTCGAGTTCCCGGGATCTGTTGCCAGTTCACTTGTGGCCCTCCAAAGGCAAGCTTGAGCAAGCTGGCCATCAGGAGCAGCTGGAAAGCTAGGAAGGCGAACGCGCCCAATACCCAGTACCCCGACCCTCGTGGACTCTCATTTTCGACGCCCCGATACCGGTTGACCAACAAACGGGTAAGGACGAGCGTCGGCAGAGAAAGTACAATTGTTGTTAGGAGAGCAATCGCGCTCGCGATGGGTGCAAGAACTGCAAATGCAAGAAACGAAAAGAGCGCAACTGTCAATAGGACTGGCGAAACTATGTGAACGAAGAATTCGAAGGGAAATACAATGCTGCCATAGTTCCCAAGATTCCTTCCAAACAGCACGCTCGAGTTTTGAAGTAACGCGTGTTGGTTGTTCATCCCTCTTCTGAACTTATGCTTGAACTTGGGTCCGAGCTTGTCCGCCTCTGATTCGAAGAACGGAACATTGGAAGCATAGACTGCCCTCAAACCTTTTCTTCTCACTGTAACCGTAAGCTCTACGTCATCGCACACAGTCCCGGGACGCAGAGGTTCTAAGAGTTCGGTCTTGTATGCAGAGAGTTCGCTCTCGCACATGAACGGCGTGTCGATGCTTGCTTCTGCTAGCCTGACAGCTGTGTAGATTCGCCGGTACCCGGATTCAAGATTTGCCAGAAACGACCTCGCTCCAACCGGGACCTCAACTCCAGAAACAGCACCGATCTCGGACTCGTACAAGTTCTCGACGAGTCTTGACACCGAATTAGATGGGAAGGTGACGTCCGCATCCGTTAGTATCAGTATTTCTGACCTGACTCTTCGCATTGCCTCGTTTATTGCCTCGCTCTTGCCTCGTCTGAATGGCTGTTCTATCAGAACCAGGTTGAGTTGGTGCGCGTGCTCTTCGGCAAATCTGTAGACGATGGTTCGTGTTTCGTCGGTAGAAGCGCTATCGACCACGATCACTTCGAGCTTCTCTCTAGGATAGTCGATCTTTAGGACGTTGTCGAGCTTCTGGCCTATGATCGATGCCTCGTTGTAGGTGGGAATCACCAAGGATACCGTAGGGTTTGCTCGACGCAAACCTTTCGGCGAAGGCATTGCGGCGTTCCTGAAGAATATTGCAAGCCCTAATGTGTAGACAGCAATCACTGAAAGCGCAGTCGTGTAGTAGAGAGTCCCTAGGATCGAGACGAGGAAGTTCATTGGGTTATCATGAGCTACATCTCCGATCCTCTCGATAACTCGCGACGGTGGAATCTGCTAATCTTTCCACTTTGAAGCCTTCAGTCCCGTATTCGGTCACAAACTCGAGTTCTAGCGCATCTGCTGCCGTCGGACCATTGGCTTGTTGCAAAATCACCTTTCCTTCCAGGATGCTAATTTGGGATTGTTCTCGATTAGCCCACCAGTCGGCCATTTCGCCGAGTGTCATAATATCGCAGCCGGGGTCGGAACGAAAAGACTGGAGGAGATGGCGATACTCTTCCTGCCCCGTTTCCAGGCCAAACTCGTAGTCCGGGTGTACAAGCAGCACACAGACTCCTCCTATGCCCTTCACCCATTTTGAGACATCGATGAGTCGATCGACTGCCTGTGAGATGTCCAACCCACCAACTCTAATCAACTGATGATCTTGGGGGAGTGACACCGGAATCTCGGTTACACCGGAAACGGAGAATGGAAAGATAGTTCCGACCCCGTGAGGTCTGAGTGACGTTGGAGATAGAGCCTCCCAACTAGGGACCGACGAGTCGAACTTGTAGCCCGCCTTGCCAACCGCGTCCAAAATCTTTCGGCTATGTTGCAGAAGCGGGGACCTAAATCCTCGAATCTCACTATTGGCGAGGAGCTCAAGCGTTTCCTTGCACCGAATTAACCTCTCCACCAAGCCCTTGGATCCTGTGAAGACCAGGCGGCCATCATGCTTTGTGTCATGCCCTCCAACCTCTCCTGTTTTCGTCAGATATGTCAAAAGTTGAGAAGACAATGGGTAACGCTCGCTGGGAATATTCCAGGTTGATTGGATACCCAGTTCTCTTTCCACTTCGACAAGTCTGCTCGCACCATCCTCTAAGCCAACCCTTGTCTCCACATCGTGGCTGACAGCTAGGGCATGGGACTTGCCTCTCCTCCAGAATCCGATTCGTGGAATCGTCTTTCCGGAAGCAACCAACAGGCTGGCCAGGAAGATTGTTCTGAGACACTCGACGGGTCCGAGCATGTCCTCTTTGAACTCAGCAATACCCTTCCTTGCCTTGAAAAATCGGTTCCTTATGGAAGATGGAATCTTATCATACGAGAAGGGCATCATCGCTAAAGCTCGGAATTTCCAACTTGGACTATCGTCCAATCCACCATAGATCAGTCGATCATAATCTGACACAAGATCAGCTGAGAGCAGGTGGACGTTCGATCCTAGAATCTGGTGAAGAATTGTTATGCTCCCGTCCTTCAGCCTCGGCATGAGACCTGACCCGGAGAACTGGTTGAGAGTGGTTTTCAAAGAAACAAATGTGCCGGGGGATATTGGCAAACGGACGGTCACTTCTTCTCTTAACGTCTCGAGGCCGAATCGTGCCGCGATGTTTTTGGCGTCCTCGATTCCAACCGGGGAAATAATTATGGGACGCCCTTCTGGAGAGACGGCGCCACCGTGTGTCGGTCCAGTTGTGAAGAGTAGCTGATTTCGATCTTGAGGTTGCTCAAGGGTGTAGGGGACTTTCCAGAAGTCGGCATACTCTTTGAGGATAGCCAGGTTGTGCAAATCCTCGGCTCCTAGGCGGATTGGAGAAGCCAGTACCTCGGTCAATTCTACTTCTTGACTCCGAGTCTTAGCATGAGCAATGGCCCCACGATTTGCCACCAGTCCTTGGACGGAGAGATGTGAGAATATTTCTTGTTCTTCATTGCAGAGTAATCTTTGGAAACTGGCCTCTCAGTAAATCTGTAGCCCAGTGTGAGAACTTTGTAGTGAAGGTAGTATTCTAGCTCATACCCGTCTAGCCAACTCTGCCGAAGGTCAATGCGCGAATCTTCCACGATCGCGGCCTTGTAGGCTCTGAAACCGTTCGTGACCTCAGTGCACCGTACTCCTGTCATAAACGACCAGACATATGGAAATATCCTTGTGAAGATGCTTCTCAGGAAAGGATTCTTTTCTCGGCGGCCTCCGGGGAGAAACCTGGAGCCCTGAACGTAATCGTATCCCTCTTCTATGATCGGAGTAGTTAGTCTCGGAATTTCGCGTGGGTCATCTTTGCCATTTCCTGCCATTATGACGATGAGCTCAAAGCCATTCTTGAGGGCATAGTTGTAGCCCTGGCGTATTGCATGACCAATTCCCTTTCGGACCGGGTTTTGGATGGTCTTGACAGGAACTCGTATTTGTCGTCCGGCCTCTTCGATCGCTCCCAGCGTGAGGATTCCAGGTTTGTCTGCAACGACGCATACTTCGTCTACGTAGCCAGGCCCGAACCTTTCGAGAACGGTTCCAATGGTCTCTGAGTCCCCGTAGACCGGAATGATCGCTATTGTCTTCAAAGACGCGACGACCCCTTCGTGCTACGTGTTTTCGCTGGCGCAGCCAGACTGGGCAGGGCTTTGCTCACGACTCGTGCAGGGTTGCCGAACGCGACGGCGTTGTCCGGTATGTCCCTAGTCACAACAGACCCTGAGCCAATGAGAGCGTTTTCTCCAATGGTCACACCGGGGTTGATCACGCTTCGCGCACCGATTGATGCGAACTTCTTTACTCGGGTCTCGAGAAGTTTCCATTCGCCATGGGCTCTGGGGTACTTGTCGTTGGTGAACGTGACGCTAGGTCCGATGAAGACGTTGTCTTCTATGGTCACTCCGGTGGGGATGAAAACGAAGGGTCGAATCTTGCAGTTGTCGCCTATCGTGACTCCCTCTTCGACGTAGACGAACGCGTCTATCTTGGTGTTTTTTCCGATGTTGCCGCCGTAGAGGTTTACCTGGTCATATACCCGTGACGACTGTCCGATTTTCGTCTTCTTGATGATCGAGTATTTTGGCCGTCGATTCACTTTGCAGGTATCTCCTCGGCCAGGGGCATCTCAACTCGCACGGTTCGCTCCTGACGGAGAGACTCCCGTGCGGCTTCTAAGATGCTGACGACCCGGGCTCCGAGAATTCCGTCTGAGAGGTTGGCAAAGGGTTTGGAGTCCAGGCTGCTTGAAATGCAGTCGACAAAGTGTGTGACTTCCTCTCTGAGCGTGTTGCTCGGCGTAATGGAGATCTGGGTACTAGTTGAAGCGTGAAGGACGCCTTTCTGTTCCGAGCAGTCTAGGTATGCCATGCCCTTGCTTCCCACCACCGTCACATCTCTGCGCTTTTCCCTGTCTAGCCAGCTTACCTCAACTGAGGCCGCTAGCCCATTTGGATGTTCCGCTGTGATAAATGCGACTTCTTCGTTCTCCTTAGTTCTGTACCCTTTTCCCCTGCAAGTGATCTTGTTCGGCCACATGTCGAGCAGATAGTTGCAAATGTCGAATGGGTGAGGAGCTAGATCCGTGATAACTTCGCGGTATCCTTGTGGAGGGAGAAAACCTGTCCATCCGAAGCGAACATAGTAAAGCTCTCCTAGCACCCCGGTGTTGATGGCCTGTCTAAGTTCTCGGACTCCGTTGTTGAATCTGTGAATGTGACCGACGCACAGAACCCTCTTGCTTTCCCGGGCGATTTCGACGAGCTGGTAGGCTTCCTTCGAATTGAGGGTGAGGGGTTTCTCTACCAACACGTTCTTTCCGTGTCTGAGGAAATTAGAGGCGACCTCGAAGTGGGTAGCGTTGGGTGTGCAAATGTGCACTCCCGACAGTTGCGGATCTGTCAGAAGTCCTTGATAGTCTACACGATAGTCTAGGGGTCCAAATTCCTGTTGGCACTGTGCAAGCATAGTTGGCGAGTTGTCGACGACTGCGTGAAGTTGGACTCGTCCGGTAGTTCGGCCTACGTCTAGGATTTCTCGAATTACTTTTTTTCCCCAGTATCCACCGCCTATGACGGCGATTCGGACTGGGTTCGTACTGCTCACGCTATCACCTTGTCTACTCTGCGGTCGTAGTCTCTCTTACGAGACGGGAAACAGATCGGACTTCTTCTGCCGTAATTGCAGGATGAATAGGTAGACTGAGCACGCGTTCAGCTAGGCGCTCTGATAGCGGGAACGATCCTTCCGAGTATCCATATCTTGTTCGATACGGTGCTTGGAGGTGAATCGGCACCGGATAGTGAATGGCCGCTTCTACTCCGTTCTTCTCAAGATGCGAGGCTATTTTGTCTCTGTGGTCGCTTTGGACTACGAACAGATGATACACAGGGGTTGTCCCGGTCGTCTCAGCTGGCGGTAACTCCACGCCTGCGACACCTTCCAGCTCCCTTCTGTACATGTCCGCCATTTCTCTCCGAGCTTCGTTCCACTGGTCCAACTTCTTCAACTGGACCCTCCCAATAGCTGCGTTTACCGTGTTAAGCCGCGAGGTGTAACCGATCCGCGACATAGTATATTTCGACGCTCGACCACAATCTCTGAAGCTGCGAGCCGCCTCAGCAACTTGTTCATCGTTGGTCACGATCATGCCGCCGTCGCCGCATACCGTCATGTTCTTGCTTGTGTAGAAGGAGAAAACGCCCACATGTCCGAGGGAGCCGACTCGTCTCCCTTGGTACTCTGCACCGTGAGCTTGGCATGCGTCTTCAACGATGCTGATTCCCTTATCGTCGGCCAGGTCCTTGAACTCTTTCATTCTTGAAGGGTGTCCGTAAAGGTGAACAGGAATAACAGCACGAGTCTTTGGGGTGAGTTTGAGCTCCACCTTCTTTGGGTCAAGGTTGAAACCATCCTTCTCTACATCTGCAAATGTCGGTTGAGCTCCTGCGTGGATTACGGCGTTGGACGTTGCGAAGAACGAAAACGGTGTCGTCATAACCTCATCCTCTTCATCGATCCCCATTGATTGTAGGGCGATCTGGAGCGCGGCAGTGCCAGAGGCTGTTGAGACCGCGTATCGAGTGCTGCAATAACGTGCAAATTCTTCCTCGAACTTGTACACGCTCTCTCCCATGACAAGCTTCTCATTTTGCAACGAGAAGAGCGCCGCTTGAAGCATCTCTTCGTCTACAACTGGCCGCATTAACGGAATTCTGAATCCGTGCTTGGGCTGCAGTACAGTTTCAGTCCCCGCTGCGGGATTTGCCGTAAGGACTGTTTCCTCGTTCGTTCTTCAGACCCCTAGCGTGGGCACTTGCGGGTCCGCGAGTTTTAACCCTTCCTAGACAAAATCGTCCCTTTCAATCGCTTTAATGACAAAGAAATCCGAAGATATCGTATTGCTCAACGATAAGACCTTGCCGGAATTGGATAAATACCACGCGACTGGAATTCATCATCAAGACTACTACATGGAAGCTGGGGACAAGTGAAGATCCGGGATGACTCCGATAGTTTTGCCTGAAGATTCACTTATCCTCCGCGTACTAGATAACTCGGAGAGGCCTCGCTATGAAATTCCAGATTCTGTCAAAACAACATTTCAATCCTCTCTTCGATGAGTCTCTAGGAGCCATCGTTTTATGAAATTGGATTTTCTCGAGGAAATAGGAGGGGTGAAGACCGCCAGGAGAGAAGCTGAATCTCTGCTCCTAGCGAGCGCCTTGTTGAGGAACAACAAGCTCGTTGTGAAAGATGAAGAGAAGATGCTGAAACTTGCTAAGAAGAACAAGGTTCTCTTGCGGGCAGGAAAGCTGATCAGTCTTTCCTCCGTGGAACTCGACGAGGCAACAAACGATGCGCGCGAAGCATTTGATCTCTATGATCAGATGAGCGATTTCTTCACAAAGCGTGGAGTCTCTTTCGTCGCGATAAAATCCTTCGATTCTCTCCCCGACATCGGACACGACATTGACCTCCTCGTGCCATCACCAGCAGAGCTATTGTTAGCTGAGAAATTACTGGTGAATGAGTACAGAGTTCGCGCTTCGGGGCTCACTCACTGCGACAGATTACTCGGAAAGTTCAGCTGTTTTCTGCCCGGATACAAACACGACTTTGAGCTTTATCCGACGATTAGCCAGCTCGGCGAGAACCATCTAGACCCAAATCAAATCCTTCTTCAACGTAGGAAGATAAGACTCGAGGGGCATCCTGTATGGATGACGTCTGATTCAGATAGAGTGCTAATACGAGTGATTCACGCCATGTTCCGCCACAACTTTCTCAAACTCTCCGACATTCTGGACTTTTTGAAGCTGATTGAGACTGCGAGCGCTCCAGAAGTGATCGACAAGGTTGATCATGCTCGAATAGGCGACGCCTTCATTTTCTACCTGGCATCAATAGAACGTTTCCTGAAAGCCTGCCAAGTCGAAAACTCGAACTTTCAAGAAATGAAGAAGATGGCACAGAAAAGATTTGGCGACGATAGGCTGGGATTCCTGAGACGCGACAGGCTCGTTCTCCCCTACAGGATTCCTACAATAGCGATCGTCATGCTGTTCCTGCTTAAGGGTGCGCGAGAGGCTGCAAGTGCAAGATGGAAGAGCGCCCTTTCCTGTCTGGTCGCCCCACCACTCATGATTCTGGATTTTGTTAGCGCCGCGTTCAGGGCAGGAGGAAGAGGAGGCGTATGGTAGATGAACAAGATATTGATAACACTCAGCGGAACCCACGGTTCTGGAAAGTCAACGAACGCTGGCAAGTGCTACTATCTCCTCAATAAGGCTGGCTACAAATTCTCCTACCTGCGCCACCAGGATCTTCTAGATCCCTTCGGTTTCATCGTCAGACGAGCCGCTCGAATATTGCACACGAGTCCTGAAGACCTAGAAAAGCAAAAGCCGACCAGAGTCCTTTGGTCCCTCTACCTCCTCTACATATACGGTCCGATCCTCATCGGTGGAATACGGCTCCGCAAGCTCCTAGGATACAGCACGGTGTGTGACAGGTATGTCTACGATCTCATTGTAGCTTTCAGGGACAATGACATGAGCGTCCCTAGCGAAGCATTGCTCCTTAGACTCATCCCTCGCCCCGACGCATCTTTTGTGATGGATGCTCCTGAGCAACGAATTCTGGCAGATCGTCCAGAACACACGGCTGAGTTCATTAGAAAGGAAAAATGGCTGTATCTGAAACTCGTGGACGACTTCAACTTGACAAAGATCAACACCAGTGATTCTCCCTCGATCGTCTGGGACAAGATAACAGCAAAGGTAAGGGTCGCCCTAGGCGAGAGCCCCTCCGTGCGCGACACTCCCGTACGAGCGGTTATCGAAGCATGAAAGCGCTAGTGATTGGCGTAGACTCTGCGTCTCCCGTGTTGATTCAGAAGTGGATGGACGAGCTTCCAAACCTTCGGGCAATCTTCGACTCGGGCGCACA
It includes:
- a CDS encoding DUF1616 domain-containing protein, whose amino-acid sequence is MPALTREAILIVVAKRRPRTLASLKKCLEDEMIEVGDAELLPLIRQMQSKGEIKLYLPAGASSFEEYLTSYWDTWWVYLAIIVAVSESFLVFLETQTGALLFLKIVFGLGILSFVPGYLTVRIIFPGEQINVLEQLLLSVFLSVLLSITIGVILGIGPFFLPSYNALLLSLYVLGSAPVAAYRSYRVPAETH
- a CDS encoding glycosyltransferase; the encoded protein is MNFLVSILGTLYYTTALSVIAVYTLGLAIFFRNAAMPSPKGLRRANPTVSLVIPTYNEASIIGQKLDNVLKIDYPREKLEVIVVDSASTDETRTIVYRFAEEHAHQLNLVLIEQPFRRGKSEAINEAMRRVRSEILILTDADVTFPSNSVSRLVENLYESEIGAVSGVEVPVGARSFLANLESGYRRIYTAVRLAEASIDTPFMCESELSAYKTELLEPLRPGTVCDDVELTVTVRRKGLRAVYASNVPFFESEADKLGPKFKHKFRRGMNNQHALLQNSSVLFGRNLGNYGSIVFPFEFFVHIVSPVLLTVALFSFLAFAVLAPIASAIALLTTIVLSLPTLVLTRLLVNRYRGVENESPRGSGYWVLGAFAFLAFQLLLMASLLKLAFGGPQVNWQQIPGTRVAVEAAAQSV
- a CDS encoding glycosyltransferase family 2 protein — encoded protein: MKTIAIIPVYGDSETIGTVLERFGPGYVDEVCVVADKPGILTLGAIEEAGRQIRVPVKTIQNPVRKGIGHAIRQGYNYALKNGFELIVIMAGNGKDDPREIPRLTTPIIEEGYDYVQGSRFLPGGRREKNPFLRSIFTRIFPYVWSFMTGVRCTEVTNGFRAYKAAIVEDSRIDLRQSWLDGYELEYYLHYKVLTLGYRFTERPVSKDYSAMKNKKYSHISPSKDWWQIVGPLLMLRLGVKK
- a CDS encoding acyltransferase encodes the protein MNRRPKYSIIKKTKIGQSSRVYDQVNLYGGNIGKNTKIDAFVYVEEGVTIGDNCKIRPFVFIPTGVTIEDNVFIGPSVTFTNDKYPRAHGEWKLLETRVKKFASIGARSVINPGVTIGENALIGSGSVVTRDIPDNAVAFGNPARVVSKALPSLAAPAKTRSTKGSSRL
- a CDS encoding Gfo/Idh/MocA family oxidoreductase, whose translation is MSSTNPVRIAVIGGGYWGKKVIREILDVGRTTGRVQLHAVVDNSPTMLAQCQQEFGPLDYRVDYQGLLTDPQLSGVHICTPNATHFEVASNFLRHGKNVLVEKPLTLNSKEAYQLVEIARESKRVLCVGHIHRFNNGVRELRQAINTGVLGELYYVRFGWTGFLPPQGYREVITDLAPHPFDICNYLLDMWPNKITCRGKGYRTKENEEVAFITAEHPNGLAASVEVSWLDREKRRDVTVVGSKGMAYLDCSEQKGVLHASTSTQISITPSNTLREEVTHFVDCISSSLDSKPFANLSDGILGARVVSILEAARESLRQERTVRVEMPLAEEIPAK
- a CDS encoding DegT/DnrJ/EryC1/StrS family aminotransferase; its protein translation is MRPVVDEEMLQAALFSLQNEKLVMGESVYKFEEEFARYCSTRYAVSTASGTAALQIALQSMGIDEEDEVMTTPFSFFATSNAVIHAGAQPTFADVEKDGFNLDPKKVELKLTPKTRAVIPVHLYGHPSRMKEFKDLADDKGISIVEDACQAHGAEYQGRRVGSLGHVGVFSFYTSKNMTVCGDGGMIVTNDEQVAEAARSFRDCGRASKYTMSRIGYTSRLNTVNAAIGRVQLKKLDQWNEARREMADMYRRELEGVAGVELPPAETTGTTPVYHLFVVQSDHRDKIASHLEKNGVEAAIHYPVPIHLQAPYRTRYGYSEGSFPLSERLAERVLSLPIHPAITAEEVRSVSRLVRETTTAE
- a CDS encoding nucleotidyltransferase family protein — encoded protein: MKLDFLEEIGGVKTARREAESLLLASALLRNNKLVVKDEEKMLKLAKKNKVLLRAGKLISLSSVELDEATNDAREAFDLYDQMSDFFTKRGVSFVAIKSFDSLPDIGHDIDLLVPSPAELLLAEKLLVNEYRVRASGLTHCDRLLGKFSCFLPGYKHDFELYPTISQLGENHLDPNQILLQRRKIRLEGHPVWMTSDSDRVLIRVIHAMFRHNFLKLSDILDFLKLIETASAPEVIDKVDHARIGDAFIFYLASIERFLKACQVENSNFQEMKKMAQKRFGDDRLGFLRRDRLVLPYRIPTIAIVMLFLLKGAREAASARWKSALSCLVAPPLMILDFVSAAFRAGGRGGVW